One region of Chelonoidis abingdonii isolate Lonesome George chromosome 14, CheloAbing_2.0, whole genome shotgun sequence genomic DNA includes:
- the LOC116829709 gene encoding uncharacterized protein LOC116829709 produces the protein MPAIVPKSKAPGADFCGVNKYYYIVRSDLGCYMRSTNFNEGKELNVYSLHPSCQGGEHYLAHQDDLFYIIKGGAYRRVSNMNMDAEAVVYNLHPSCQGGDHYLSAFGYFYIIFQSKGVYRRVTNMNTNSDAVEYSLHPSCRDGLYYWGIKDYYYFVKPHDKWGIQYYRTTNFHENTDAVTYSFHPDVINFLPGGLAITQGSAFGTWEAIKTISNDSNTPITWNKKITRKVGYAKEKMSSIEHNWSVSISASYQSGALTEAIAKYQFSLTAQYGGKSVNTEQENWSEATDVEESVSLTLQPKEKIYIWQYQLGLGNKSILFCRDMKFNDNPKPPTEVPLPPSNQ, from the coding sequence ATGCCTGCGATAGTCCCCAAGAGCAAAGCCCCAGGGGCCGACTTCTGCGGGGTGAACAAATATTACTACATTGTCCGCTCAGACCTGGGCTGCTACATGAGGTCGACCAATTTCAACGAAGGAAAAGAGCTGAACGTGTAtagtctgcacccctcctgccagGGTGGGGAGCACTATCTCGCCCACCAGGATGACCTCTTCTACATCATCAAAGGAGGGGCTTATCGCCGTGTGTCCAACATGAACATGGACGCGGAAGCCGTAGTCTACAATCTCCACCCCAGTTGCCAGGGAGGAGACCATTATCTCTCAGCCTTTGGGTACTTCTACATCATCTTCCAGAGCAAGGGCGTCTACCGCAGGGTCACTAACATGAACACCAATTCTGATGCTGTCGAATACAGCCTCCACCCATCCTGCAGAGATGGCCTTTATTACTGGGGCATCAAGGACTATTATTATTTCGTCAAGCCCCATGACAAATGGGGGATCCAGTATTACCGAACCACCAATTTCCACGAGAACACAGATGCCGTAACCTATTCCTTCCACCCTGATGTGATCAACTTTCTCCCTGGTGGGTTGGCTATCACCCAGGGTTCAGCTTTTGGCACCTGGGAAGCCATTAAGACCATCTCCAATGATTCCAACACGCCCATCACCTGGAACAAGAAGATCACCAGAAAGGTGGGCTATGCCAAGGAGAAGATGAGCAGCATAGAGCACAACTGGAGCGTGAGCATCTCAGCATCATACCAGTCAGGAGCCCTCACCGAAGCCATTGCCAAGTACCAGTTCTCCCTCACAGCTCAATATGGTGGGAAAAGCGTCAACACGGAGCAGGAAAACTGGAGCGAGGCCACTGACGTGGAAGAGTCTGTCAGTCTGACCCTGCAGCCGAAAGAGAAGATCTACATATGGCAGTACCAGCTGGGCTTGGGCAACAAAAGCATCTTGTTCTGCCGTGACATGAAATTCAACGACAATCCAAAGCCACCTACTGAAGTCCCCCTGCCACCTTCTAACCAGTGA